A window of Bacteroidota bacterium genomic DNA:
CACCAAATTTTTTGAAATATCTTTTGAGTACACAAAAATTTTATACTTACCCTTGCGCAAAAACTTAAACTCGTAGGTGCCATCGTAGCTAGTTTCTACACGATCGTCAAACGTGCCTTTCTCTCCTCCATAAATAATATACACATCTTCCTTCTGAGCAAAATATTGTGACTCTAAATTTGTCAATGTAGCATTATCATAGTCCTTGACATAAATTTTTCCGGTTATGGTGGCTGCTCCGCCCTCGCCCGCTTCTTTCTTACAAGAAATAAAAAACATACTTAGTGTACAAAATACACATAGGCAGGGAATTAAAAACGAATTTTGTTTGCTCATAAAGTTTATTTTCTCAATGCATTCTTTAACGTTGTGTAACGCAATGTAATTTCAAAACCGCCTCTACCAGCGCTTACATTGCGGTAAGTAGATAAATTAAAGTCGTAGGACAGGGAAATAAAATAACTACCCAATTCATAAAAAACCTGCGGTATAACAGCATCTTTCAGTCGGTAGTTTAAGCCCAACCCTATAGCCGATTCGCTATATAGTCCTGTAATTTTTGTACCTTCTTTTACTTTGTATTTTGCAGAAGTTCCAATATTTAGCTGTGTAATGCCACCTTGCTTCATAAATAAAACATTAGGAAGTACGGTATATTTTGTCTCCGGAATATCGTAATGAGCAGAAGCAAAAAATAATAACTTAGAATTAAGTTTTTCGTTATTGGAAGAAAATTTCTGTTTGGGTTGATTCACATGAAACATAGCAACACCTGCATTCACTCTAAAAAAATCATCTGCTTCGATACTACTTTCCTTGTTTGAAAATTCGTAAAAAGTTCCAGCACCCACATCCAAATAAGAAAAAGAGGTAGAGCCCTGTAACTCATGAGATACAAGATTGGGATCAAACTGAAACCCATCAAACTGCGATTGCCAGGTAAGTTTACTGGCATCAATAGAACGCTGCGCAAATCCGGCTTGCAGACCGGCAGAAAATTTATGATTCACATTTATTGGCACAATGCCCGATACCGATAGATTTACTTGACTAATGCCTAATTGCGAATCGCCTGCTTTGTCTTTAAAAAAAGACACTCCGGCACCTAAATAACTTTTTTTTCTGTTCTTGTTAAAAACAAGCGGCATATCATACGAAGCCGAAATTGTTTTAAACGCATTGCCCATTGCAGCCCACTGATTTTTATAATTCATAATGCCTCTGTGGTATCCATCGTAAAATCCGGTCATAGCAGGGTTTATTTGCAGCGGACTTTGCGAGAATTGAGAAAAATGGATGTCTTGGGAATAGCAGTCAGTAGCAAGTATAAAGTACAAAGTACAAAGCAGCAAGTATCTGATGCGAAGCCTTGTGTACTCTTTACAAACTACTAAATATGTTTTACTATCTATCATCTATCGCATTAATGTTAGATTACCTTTTTTCACTACCTCATCTCCGTTAGATAGCACAACACGCAGACGATACGCAAACACATCGGTATTCACCAATTGTCCGTTTACTTTTCCATCCCACCCTTTTGTTTGGTCTTTTGTTTCAAAAATTAACTGTCCCCAACGACTGTATATTTTTAAATCTACTTCTTTCAAATCCTTCCCGTTGATTATTAACACATCGTTTATTCCATCGCCATTAGGAGAAAAAGCTAACGGCAAATAGTCTTGTTCGTTATCAAATCTTGCAACAATGTTGTCGGGAGCAGCAACAGTAATATCAATCACTTTATCGGTTGCGCTAGGATTGGCAGTATGTGCGCTCATTTCCCACTGTTCAAATCTAAAACCACTTGCAGGCGTTGCTTTTAAATCTATTTTCAAACCTCCAAAATAGCTGATTGTATAAGGATAATACGGGAGTGTTAAATCGTTCAAATCAACCGTTCCGGAGTTTGCAGGTTGAACATCTATTACTAGATTATGTGGTCCTGTAACGTTATAGCAAGTAGCAAATCCATTTTTAACATTCACACAACGCTGATTAATAAAGGTTTTCAGTGCATTTACATTCGCTTGCCATCCGCTCATAGAGCCACCCCACTTCGCTATTTGCTTAGGCATTTCTGGCGATATTTGATTAATCATATTATCGAGCACAGTAATCATATTTCCACAACTAAATGTAGTATTCAGCAAATCGTTATACCTGTTTAAATAGTATGTTTTGTATCCTTGATTCTGCATCAATTTATTTAAAATGTCCACGTGCCCTTGTCCACCGGGGTCTCCAATAGATTGCACATCACAGGGTTTTGCATTAGCTGACTCATCGGGAATACCAGTATAATTAATATAATGACCAAAGGTAGCGTCCATATCCCAAAGTGTATAGCGCCATTTTTTCTTGTCTGACTCATAGTTCAACCCTCTCCACCAAGCGGTATTCCAATTAAGCCAATCCATACAAACAACAAAAGTGTTAATGATAAAATAATCTGTAAAACTTTTTATGT
This region includes:
- a CDS encoding PorP/SprF family type IX secretion system membrane protein codes for the protein MIDSKTYLVVCKEYTRLRIRYLLLCTLYFILATDCYSQDIHFSQFSQSPLQINPAMTGFYDGYHRGIMNYKNQWAAMGNAFKTISASYDMPLVFNKNRKKSYLGAGVSFFKDKAGDSQLGISQVNLSVSGIVPINVNHKFSAGLQAGFAQRSIDASKLTWQSQFDGFQFDPNLVSHELQGSTSFSYLDVGAGTFYEFSNKESSIEADDFFRVNAGVAMFHVNQPKQKFSSNNEKLNSKLLFFASAHYDIPETKYTVLPNVLFMKQGGITQLNIGTSAKYKVKEGTKITGLYSESAIGLGLNYRLKDAVIPQVFYELGSYFISLSYDFNLSTYRNVSAGRGGFEITLRYTTLKNALRK